From one Amphiura filiformis chromosome 13, Afil_fr2py, whole genome shotgun sequence genomic stretch:
- the LOC140168187 gene encoding S-adenosylmethionine-dependent methyltransferase Rv2258c-like isoform X2 translates to MASTTETEDDFTGRMFQLVTDGHLCLSVALGVQTGLFEKMAEWDEPKSSEEIAQATDSKERYVREWLGAMVTGKIVELSTDSSGVDRFLLPPRRRNALTRAGSTDSSAAYSVTVPALAEVFGKISNCFKKDGPKGVSYSDYSDIYWTATDDMTEAKYKKHLLTDIIPAVPGMTEALESGASVLDVGCGSGATSVLLAAAFPNSTIMAMDTSDEALEILQSKALKQNLNNITVAKQDACKLPSDWAGKFDFVLANDMVHDTAQPGDVLRGCYEVLKADGTFVMNDVYTHSSMAKNIQFSYAPMVYNYSVLNCMAVSLNEDGMGLGAAWGIEKAEEMIRAAGFTEVKLTQCPTDFDMMFVCKKA, encoded by the exons ATGGCGTCAACAACAGAAACTGAAGATGACTTTACAGGGAGAATGTTCCAGTTGGTCACCGATGGCCACCTGTGTTTGTCTGTAGCATTGGGCGTTCAGACTGGACTGTTTGAAAAGATGGCGGAATGGGACGAACCAAAATCTTCTGAAGAGATTGCCCAAGCCACAGATTCAAAAGAACG CTACGTTAGAGAGTGGCTTGGAGCTATGGTCACAGGCAAAATCGTTGAGTTATCAACAGATTCCTCCGGAGTTGATCGATTCTTGCTACCACCACGTCGACGTAATGCATTAACAAGAGCAGGGTCTACAGATAGTAGCGCAGCTTATTCAGTGACTGTTCCTGCTCTGGCCGAAGTATTtggtaaaatttcaaactgctTTAAGAAGGATGGACCTAAAG GGGTGTCCTACTCAGATTACAGCGATATATACTGGACAGCCACAGACGACATGACAGAGGCCAAATACAAGAAACACCTGCTGACTGATATTATACCAGCAGTACCAGGCATGACAGAGGCACTTG AATCCGGAGCCAGTGTTTTGGACGTTGGTTGTGGTAGCGGCGCAACCAGTGTACTCCTTGCAGCAGCTTTTCCAAATAGCACTATAATGGCAATGGACACAAGTGACGAAGCGCTTGAAATCTTACAATCGAAAGCTCTCAAACAGAACCTTAATAACATCACCGTAGCGAAACAAGACGCGTGCAAACTTCCATCTGATTGGGCTGGAAAGTTTGACTTTGTCTTGGCTAATGATATGGTCCATGATACCGCCCAGCCGGGTGACGTATTACGCGGTTGCTACGAAGTGCTGAAGGCTGATGGTACATTCGTTATGAACGATGTCTACACCCATAGCTCTATGGCTAAGAATATCCAATTCTCATATGCGCCTATGGTGTATAACTACAGTGTTTTAAACTGCATGGCAGTATCCTTAAATGAAGATGGTATGGGATTAGGTGCAGCCTGGGGTATTGAAAAAGCGGAAGAAATGATAAGAGCTGCAGGGTTTACAGAGGTCAAGTTGACGCAATGCCCGACTGACTTCGACATGATGTTCGTATGTAAaaag GCATAG
- the LOC140168187 gene encoding S-adenosylmethionine-dependent methyltransferase Rv2258c-like isoform X1, translating to MASTTETEDDFTGRMFQLVTDGHLCLSVALGVQTGLFEKMAEWDEPKSSEEIAQATDSKERYVREWLGAMVTGKIVELSTDSSGVDRFLLPPRRRNALTRAGSTDSSAAYSVTVPALAEVFGKISNCFKKDGPKGVSYSDYSDIYWTATDDMTEAKYKKHLLTDIIPAVPGMTEALESGASVLDVGCGSGATSVLLAAAFPNSTIMAMDTSDEALEILQSKALKQNLNNITVAKQDACKLPSDWAGKFDFVLANDMVHDTAQPGDVLRGCYEVLKADGTFVMNDVYTHSSMAKNIQFSYAPMVYNYSVLNCMAVSLNEDGMGLGAAWGIEKAEEMIRAAGFTEVKLTQCPTDFDMMFVCKKAEDDLSTSQQVLRLAQLCE from the exons ATGGCGTCAACAACAGAAACTGAAGATGACTTTACAGGGAGAATGTTCCAGTTGGTCACCGATGGCCACCTGTGTTTGTCTGTAGCATTGGGCGTTCAGACTGGACTGTTTGAAAAGATGGCGGAATGGGACGAACCAAAATCTTCTGAAGAGATTGCCCAAGCCACAGATTCAAAAGAACG CTACGTTAGAGAGTGGCTTGGAGCTATGGTCACAGGCAAAATCGTTGAGTTATCAACAGATTCCTCCGGAGTTGATCGATTCTTGCTACCACCACGTCGACGTAATGCATTAACAAGAGCAGGGTCTACAGATAGTAGCGCAGCTTATTCAGTGACTGTTCCTGCTCTGGCCGAAGTATTtggtaaaatttcaaactgctTTAAGAAGGATGGACCTAAAG GGGTGTCCTACTCAGATTACAGCGATATATACTGGACAGCCACAGACGACATGACAGAGGCCAAATACAAGAAACACCTGCTGACTGATATTATACCAGCAGTACCAGGCATGACAGAGGCACTTG AATCCGGAGCCAGTGTTTTGGACGTTGGTTGTGGTAGCGGCGCAACCAGTGTACTCCTTGCAGCAGCTTTTCCAAATAGCACTATAATGGCAATGGACACAAGTGACGAAGCGCTTGAAATCTTACAATCGAAAGCTCTCAAACAGAACCTTAATAACATCACCGTAGCGAAACAAGACGCGTGCAAACTTCCATCTGATTGGGCTGGAAAGTTTGACTTTGTCTTGGCTAATGATATGGTCCATGATACCGCCCAGCCGGGTGACGTATTACGCGGTTGCTACGAAGTGCTGAAGGCTGATGGTACATTCGTTATGAACGATGTCTACACCCATAGCTCTATGGCTAAGAATATCCAATTCTCATATGCGCCTATGGTGTATAACTACAGTGTTTTAAACTGCATGGCAGTATCCTTAAATGAAGATGGTATGGGATTAGGTGCAGCCTGGGGTATTGAAAAAGCGGAAGAAATGATAAGAGCTGCAGGGTTTACAGAGGTCAAGTTGACGCAATGCCCGACTGACTTCGACATGATGTTCGTATGTAAaaaggcagaggatgatttaagcacttcccagcaagtcttgcggttagcacagctgtgtgagtga
- the LOC140167540 gene encoding S-adenosylmethionine-dependent methyltransferase Rv2258c-like — protein MASTAETEDAFCKRMSQLVTDSHLCLSVALGVQTGLFEKMAEWDEPKFCEEIAQATDKKERYVREWLGAMVTGKIVELSTDSSGVDRFLLPPRRRNALTRAGATDSSTAYSLTIPALAEVFGKIVNCFKKDGPKGVSYSAYSNLLWTSLGGLTEAKYKKHLVADIIPAVPGMTEALESGASVLDIGCGTGATSTLLAAAFPRSTVLAVDTSDEALEITQSKVLKQNLNNITVAKQDASKLPSDWSGKFDLIFANDMVHDSAQPGDVLRCCYEVLKTDGTFVMNDIYTHSSMAKNIQFPYAPLVYNFSVFHCMPVSLNEDGMGLGSAWGIEKAEEMIRAAGFTEVRLTRCPTDVDAMFVCKKTTGEFLDRSLSKP, from the exons ATGGCGTCAACAGCAGAAACAGAAGATGCCTTTTGTAAGAGAATGTCTCAATTGGTCACAGACAGTCATCTGTGTTTGTCTGTAGCACTAGGCGTTCAGACTGGATTGTTTGAAAAGATGGCGGAATGGGACGAACCAAAATTTTGTGAAGAGATTGCCCAAGCCACGGATAAAAAAGAACG CTACGTTAGAGAGTGGCTTGGAGCAATGGTCACAGGTAAAATCGTTGAGTTATCAACAGATTCCTCAGGAGTGGATCGATTCTTGCTACCACCACGTCGACGTAATGCGTTAACAAGAGCAGGTGCTACAGACAGTAGCACTGCTTATTCACTGACTATTCCTGCTCTAGCGGAAGTATTTGGTAAAATAGTAAACTGCTTCAAGAAAGACGGTCCAAAAG GAGTATCCTATTCAGCTTACAGTAATCTACTCTGGACATCATTAGGCGGCTTGACGGAGGCCAAATATAAGAAACACCTTGTGGCTGATATTATACCAGCAGTACCAGGCATGACAGAAGCGCTTG AATCCGGAGCCAGTGTTTTGGACATCGGCTGTGGCACCGGAGCAACCAGTACACTCCTTGCAGCTGCCTTTCCAAGAAGCACTGTTTTGGCAGTGGACACAAGTGATGAAGCGCTTGAAATTACACAATCGAAAGTTCTCAAACAGAACCTTAATAACATCACCGTAGCGAAACAAGACGCGTCTAAGCTTCCTTCAGACTGGTCAGGAAAGTTTGACTTAATCTTCGCTAATGATATGGTACATGATAGCGCCCAGCCGGGAGACGTATTACGTTGCTGCTACGAAGTGCTGAAGACTGATGGTACATTCGTTATGAACGATATCTACACCCATAGCTCAATGGCTAAGAATATCCAGTTCCCATATGCACCGTTGGTTTATAACTTCAGTGTTTTTCATTGTATGCCCGTATCCTTAAATGAAGATGGTATGGGATTAGGTAGTGCCTGGGGTATTGAAAAGGCGGAAGAAATGATAAGAGCTGCAGGGTTTACAGAGGTCCGGTTAACACGATGCCCAACGGATGTGGACGCGATGTTCGTATGTAAAAAGACTacgggcgaatttctcgataggagtcttagtaagccttag